Proteins encoded within one genomic window of Aerococcus viridans:
- a CDS encoding GNAT family N-acetyltransferase, whose product MKTVWTNDINSEPYRDALKVRKEVFVDEQGIDIDEEIDKYEADCLHMVGYNSDNEPVYTARLLALTPNAAKLQRVAIAQKYRGQGLGRELMAVVEAKALEEHFSQIILGAQEHVTGFYEALGYKNMETPKYMDAGIMHVDMEKSIGHVNE is encoded by the coding sequence ATGAAGACCGTTTGGACCAATGATATCAATTCAGAACCCTACAGGGACGCTTTAAAAGTTAGAAAAGAAGTCTTCGTAGACGAACAAGGCATCGATATTGACGAAGAAATCGATAAATACGAAGCAGATTGCTTACATATGGTTGGCTACAATAGCGATAATGAACCCGTTTATACAGCGCGGTTACTCGCCTTAACACCGAATGCAGCCAAATTACAACGTGTAGCAATTGCTCAAAAATATCGGGGCCAAGGACTAGGACGTGAGTTGATGGCCGTTGTTGAAGCGAAGGCATTAGAGGAACATTTCTCACAAATTATTTTAGGTGCCCAAGAGCATGTAACAGGTTTCTACGAAGCGCTTGGCTATAAAAACATGGAGACACCGAAATATATGGACGCAGGCATCATGCATGTCGACATGGAAAAAAGTATCGGTCACGTCAACGAATGA
- a CDS encoding CYTH domain-containing protein — protein sequence MAEHLEIEYKNVLSQAEYQELFNHYNFAETAPLTQDNIYFDTKDHELRKRHIGLRVRITDTYVHLTMKQPVKDHQKLETTEKLTLIDGESIKESGRISHGGKVADFLATIDIALDDLVIIGQFKTIRHQQVVEGQVMVLDHCFFQDYEDFELEVETNNPETGLVFYQNLLQKFQIPQRPIKQKIVRMNQSNPDPLS from the coding sequence ATGGCAGAACACTTAGAAATAGAATACAAAAATGTTTTAAGTCAAGCAGAGTACCAGGAGTTGTTTAACCATTATAATTTCGCGGAAACTGCCCCCTTAACCCAAGACAATATCTATTTTGATACTAAAGATCATGAATTGCGCAAACGACATATTGGTTTACGTGTGCGTATAACGGATACTTATGTCCATTTAACAATGAAACAACCTGTTAAAGATCATCAGAAATTGGAAACAACTGAAAAATTGACCCTTATCGATGGTGAATCTATCAAAGAATCTGGACGAATAAGCCATGGCGGTAAGGTTGCTGATTTCTTAGCAACAATTGATATTGCACTTGATGACTTAGTCATCATCGGGCAATTTAAAACTATCAGACACCAACAAGTGGTTGAAGGTCAAGTTATGGTGTTGGACCACTGTTTCTTCCAAGACTACGAGGATTTTGAACTTGAAGTTGAAACAAACAATCCAGAAACTGGCCTCGTTTTTTATCAAAATTTATTGCAAAAATTTCAAATTCCACAACGGCCAATTAAACAAAAAATCGTGCGTATGAATCAATCAAATCCTGATCCCTTAAGCTAA
- a CDS encoding GTP pyrophosphokinase, giving the protein MVEDWHSFLAPYRQAVEELKVKFKGIRTEFEEANLHSPIEFVTGRVKRPDSILRKAEFREVSDLNAHNIETVIEDIGGIRIMCQFVEDIYQIVEILHQREDFDIIVERDYISHKKASGYRSYHIVIAYPIERITGTDSILVEIQVRTLAMNFWATIEHSLNYKYAGDYPLELHQRLERAAEAAFRLDEEMSEIREEIKEAQKYFQTTGSNSRKKTKSPNPVENQIEDKHKRPL; this is encoded by the coding sequence ATGGTGGAAGATTGGCATAGTTTTCTTGCGCCGTATCGACAGGCTGTCGAGGAGTTAAAAGTTAAATTTAAGGGTATTCGTACGGAATTTGAAGAAGCAAATCTTCATTCGCCAATCGAATTTGTTACTGGCCGGGTAAAGAGACCTGACAGTATTTTAAGAAAAGCAGAATTTAGAGAGGTATCAGACCTAAACGCACATAATATTGAAACCGTGATTGAAGATATCGGTGGTATTCGCATCATGTGTCAGTTTGTGGAAGATATTTATCAAATCGTTGAAATCCTTCATCAGCGTGAAGATTTTGACATTATTGTTGAACGTGATTATATTAGTCATAAGAAGGCAAGTGGGTATCGTTCATACCATATTGTCATTGCTTATCCGATTGAAAGAATTACGGGGACCGATTCGATTCTTGTTGAAATACAAGTGCGGACTTTAGCGATGAACTTTTGGGCGACGATTGAGCACTCATTGAATTACAAGTATGCGGGCGATTATCCATTAGAATTGCATCAACGGCTTGAAAGAGCAGCTGAAGCAGCCTTTCGTTTAGACGAGGAAATGTCTGAAATTCGTGAAGAAATTAAGGAAGCCCAGAAGTATTTTCAAACGACTGGGTCAAATAGTAGAAAGAAGACAAAATCACCTAATCCAGTAGAAAATCAAATAGAAGACAAACATAAACGCCCATTATAA
- a CDS encoding LysR substrate-binding domain-containing protein has translation MSRKPFANISMFVENTHILQEMLWEGKIDFTLLEGHFNRQEFAHKSISNEEFVAVCSPENILAKKAILLEDLLDQQLILREPGSGTLDILEQALYNQNLHIDDFIGRTQITNMNVIKTLCHQNMGITFMYREAVKEELATGYLIEIPLVNFNIQHPFNFVYLKDAPDKQQIESWFETIMRLR, from the coding sequence ATTTCTAGAAAACCTTTTGCAAATATTTCGATGTTTGTTGAAAACACCCATATTCTACAAGAGATGCTTTGGGAGGGTAAAATCGACTTTACCTTATTAGAAGGCCATTTCAACCGGCAAGAATTTGCACATAAGTCGATTTCAAATGAAGAGTTTGTCGCTGTCTGTTCGCCAGAAAATATCCTAGCTAAAAAAGCCATTCTTTTAGAAGATCTACTTGATCAGCAACTTATTTTACGGGAGCCAGGGAGTGGTACACTTGATATTTTAGAACAAGCTTTATATAACCAGAATCTTCATATTGACGACTTTATTGGTAGAACTCAAATCACAAATATGAATGTCATCAAAACATTATGCCATCAAAATATGGGTATCACCTTTATGTACCGTGAAGCTGTGAAAGAAGAATTAGCAACTGGTTATCTTATTGAAATTCCATTAGTAAACTTTAATATTCAACATCCCTTTAATTTCGTTTACTTAAAGGATGCACCTGACAAACAGCAAATCGAATCTTGGTTTGAAACAATTATGCGTCTAAGATAA
- the metA gene encoding homoserine O-acetyltransferase MetA translates to MPIKVVQDLPALQKLTQENIFVMDERRATMQDFRTLEVVIVNLMPTKEATEEQLLRLLSNSPLQVNVTFIHMQSHQAAHISENHLKEFYRTFDQIKDRYFDGMIITGAPVEHLDFEKVNYWDELVSIMEWSNNHVFSTLHICWGAQAALYHHYGIGKKPLDKKLFGIYEQELRDKKVSLVRGMDELFYMPHSRHTTVPTESFEQSPDLEILAGSEETGVSIAQSTDSRFVFIFGHAEYDAETLGKEYKRDVEAGKPIELPVNYYPGNNPEKTPKLKWRTAANTIYANWLNYYVYQVTPFVIEQISDSWQGK, encoded by the coding sequence ATGCCAATTAAAGTTGTTCAAGATTTACCAGCATTACAAAAATTAACTCAAGAGAATATTTTTGTTATGGATGAACGTCGTGCAACCATGCAGGACTTTCGTACTTTAGAAGTGGTTATTGTAAATTTAATGCCGACTAAAGAAGCGACGGAGGAGCAGTTGCTGCGGTTATTAAGTAACTCACCACTGCAAGTGAACGTGACCTTTATCCATATGCAGTCACACCAAGCGGCGCATATTTCAGAAAACCATCTAAAAGAATTCTACCGGACCTTTGACCAAATTAAGGACCGCTACTTTGACGGGATGATCATTACTGGCGCGCCGGTTGAGCACCTAGATTTTGAGAAAGTGAATTACTGGGACGAATTAGTGTCCATTATGGAATGGTCAAATAATCATGTTTTCTCAACCTTACATATTTGTTGGGGCGCCCAAGCAGCCCTTTACCACCATTACGGGATTGGTAAAAAACCGTTAGACAAAAAACTATTTGGTATTTACGAGCAAGAATTGAGAGATAAAAAGGTATCTTTAGTACGTGGTATGGATGAACTTTTCTATATGCCACATTCTCGCCACACGACTGTGCCAACTGAATCTTTTGAACAGTCACCGGACTTAGAAATTCTAGCTGGTTCAGAAGAAACAGGGGTTTCAATCGCTCAGTCCACTGATTCGCGTTTTGTATTTATCTTCGGCCATGCGGAATACGATGCCGAAACCTTAGGCAAGGAATATAAGCGTGACGTTGAAGCTGGAAAGCCAATTGAACTGCCAGTCAACTACTATCCTGGCAATAACCCAGAGAAGACGCCGAAATTGAAGTGGCGGACAGCAGCCAATACTATTTATGCCAACTGGTTAAACTACTATGTTTACCAAGTAACGCCATTTGTCATTGAACAAATTAGTGACTCTTGGCAAGGTAAATAG
- a CDS encoding redoxin family protein — MQIKRGDQIIHLAGEPLQKGDRLPLVDLYNRDKEVVQLGNYIKGLTVISIVPDINTKTCDIQTNRFAALAKEKNYPILTISFNDPADITNWCQVNNVDMTYLSDQAGHFAKASGLEMVENGKLARTVLLVDDANQIQYIEIVADMRDEPNYDAVLAAADQLI; from the coding sequence ATGCAAATCAAAAGAGGTGACCAAATCATTCATTTAGCAGGTGAACCCTTACAAAAAGGCGACCGATTACCCTTAGTTGATCTATACAACCGCGATAAAGAAGTGGTCCAATTGGGCAACTATATCAAAGGGTTAACCGTTATTTCCATTGTCCCAGACATCAATACCAAGACTTGTGACATTCAAACCAACCGTTTCGCAGCGTTAGCTAAAGAAAAGAATTATCCGATTTTGACCATTTCTTTCAACGACCCTGCAGATATTACTAACTGGTGCCAGGTCAACAATGTCGACATGACCTACCTTTCTGACCAGGCGGGCCATTTTGCCAAAGCCTCAGGACTTGAAATGGTGGAGAATGGTAAACTGGCGCGGACCGTCCTATTGGTAGATGACGCCAATCAAATCCAATATATCGAAATCGTTGCGGACATGCGGGACGAACCCAATTATGATGCCGTACTTGCTGCCGCTGACCAGTTGATTTAA
- the mgtE gene encoding magnesium transporter — translation MSQPTDEEIYESIIEALHHNDRDRFREEFFKNHTYDQAQIYLTLDPAERVKLHDYLAPQELAEVYDIIDEDDHDRILTFLYDMDDKYAADVLSYMYTDNAVDILNELDVEKVRTYMRLMPKAAADDIKVLMHYADETVGSIMTTEFVSITTNQTVKSAMTMLRAKASNAETIYYLYVVDDDNRLVGVLSLRDLIVNDGNVMINELMSDRVVSVDVNEDQINVARTIQDYDFLAVPVVEETGELIGIVTVDDVIDVLNDEAMQDYSGLAGVDVDEQYSSPWNSAKSRLPWLITLLFLGMGTSTLISQYEDMIAEVATLSLFITLITGTSGNAGTQSLAVAVRKLATPEDDASTMVSMILREIMTGLIAGAVTGLVIMTVVGIWQSNFVLGGVIGVSMLAAITVANLAGSLIPILMDKLGFDPAVASGPFITTLSDLTSVLIYFSIASQFLQFLA, via the coding sequence ATGAGTCAGCCTACTGATGAGGAAATCTATGAAAGTATTATAGAGGCACTGCATCATAATGACCGAGACCGGTTTAGAGAAGAATTCTTCAAAAACCATACATATGATCAAGCACAGATTTACCTGACTTTGGATCCAGCTGAGCGGGTGAAATTGCACGATTATTTAGCGCCGCAAGAACTAGCTGAAGTTTACGATATTATCGATGAAGACGATCACGACCGTATTTTAACCTTCCTATATGATATGGACGATAAATACGCTGCGGACGTACTTTCATACATGTATACCGATAATGCCGTGGATATTTTAAACGAGTTAGACGTTGAAAAAGTGCGGACATACATGCGTCTGATGCCAAAAGCGGCAGCAGATGATATTAAAGTCTTGATGCATTATGCGGACGAAACAGTTGGGTCGATTATGACCACTGAATTCGTATCGATTACTACCAATCAAACTGTTAAGTCAGCCATGACCATGTTGCGTGCCAAGGCCTCAAATGCTGAAACCATTTACTACTTATACGTGGTAGATGATGACAATCGTTTAGTCGGGGTACTATCCTTGCGTGATCTGATTGTTAATGACGGGAATGTCATGATCAATGAATTGATGTCTGACCGTGTCGTTTCAGTAGATGTTAACGAAGACCAAATCAATGTTGCCCGTACCATTCAAGACTACGATTTCCTAGCGGTACCCGTTGTTGAAGAAACAGGGGAACTGATTGGTATCGTAACCGTCGATGACGTTATCGATGTCTTGAATGATGAAGCCATGCAAGACTACTCTGGTTTGGCCGGGGTAGACGTGGACGAGCAATATTCATCACCTTGGAATTCAGCGAAATCACGTTTGCCATGGTTGATTACCTTGCTATTTCTTGGAATGGGCACTTCTACTTTGATCAGCCAATATGAAGATATGATTGCTGAAGTAGCGACTTTATCCTTATTTATTACATTAATTACGGGTACTTCAGGGAATGCGGGGACACAGTCCTTAGCGGTTGCGGTTCGTAAATTGGCAACACCAGAAGATGATGCCTCTACTATGGTGTCAATGATTTTACGGGAAATTATGACAGGATTAATTGCGGGTGCCGTGACAGGATTAGTCATCATGACGGTCGTCGGTATCTGGCAAAGTAATTTTGTATTAGGTGGGGTAATTGGTGTCTCTATGTTAGCAGCTATTACAGTGGCTAACTTAGCTGGATCATTGATTCCTATTTTGATGGACAAGCTTGGGTTTGACCCTGCGGTTGCATCAGGACCCTTTATTACAACCCTATCCGATTTAACGTCAGTATTGATTTATTTTTCAATCGCCTCACAATTCCTACAATTTTTAGCGTAA
- a CDS encoding RluA family pseudouridine synthase, whose protein sequence is MVFEWQADEALLTRTFLKHKGISRRLLSRIKFHGGQILVNGQEENVRHQLTVGDKVTVILPNEGKQEIIEAIHLPIDILFEDDHYIAVNKPAGYTSIPSQYNPQGSMANILKAYYQRQDYDNQVIHVVTRLDRDTSGVMLFAKHAFAHGLIDQQMQQKGIEKTYLAISDKRVSDFNHGFIDDPIARSPRSIIERRVHESGQSALTEYWLAEQVGALKVYKVQLHTGRTHQIRVHFAFNGAPLIGDDLYGGQMDHGIQRQALHCRSLKFKHQFTGEMIEIQAPLPEDISACFDI, encoded by the coding sequence ATGGTATTCGAATGGCAAGCCGATGAAGCTTTGTTAACGCGTACCTTTTTGAAACACAAGGGAATTTCTAGGCGACTATTGTCCCGAATCAAGTTTCATGGAGGGCAAATTTTAGTAAACGGACAAGAAGAGAATGTCCGTCACCAATTGACCGTCGGCGATAAAGTGACGGTCATTTTGCCGAATGAGGGGAAACAAGAAATTATCGAGGCCATTCACCTGCCGATTGATATTTTGTTTGAAGATGACCATTACATCGCCGTCAACAAACCGGCTGGCTACACCTCTATTCCGTCCCAATACAATCCGCAGGGGTCCATGGCTAATATTTTAAAGGCCTATTACCAGCGGCAGGATTATGACAACCAGGTCATCCATGTGGTGACACGGTTGGACCGGGATACGAGTGGGGTCATGTTATTTGCGAAGCACGCTTTTGCGCATGGCTTAATTGACCAGCAAATGCAGCAAAAAGGCATCGAAAAGACCTATCTAGCTATTTCGGATAAAAGAGTATCTGACTTTAACCATGGTTTTATTGATGATCCGATTGCTAGAAGTCCGCGGTCAATCATTGAACGACGGGTTCACGAATCAGGCCAATCAGCTTTAACTGAGTATTGGTTAGCTGAACAAGTGGGCGCCTTAAAAGTCTATAAAGTACAGTTACATACTGGACGCACCCATCAAATCCGGGTGCATTTTGCTTTTAATGGTGCGCCACTTATTGGAGACGATTTGTATGGTGGTCAAATGGACCATGGCATTCAAAGACAAGCCTTGCATTGTCGGTCCCTAAAATTTAAACACCAATTTACCGGTGAAATGATTGAAATCCAGGCACCCTTGCCGGAAGATATTTCTGCTTGCTTTGACATATAG
- a CDS encoding NAD kinase, with amino-acid sequence MRVAVRYSDTESSKKIRDMIYASCASSGFELDDVNPELAISVGGDGTLLKTFHTYADQLDSVRFVGLHTGHLGFYTDWLESELPEFLAALSNDSGESVSYPLLEVEIEYSDGQVVQHIALNESAIRRYEGTMTCEIFIKEEKFEFFKGDGLCISTPTGSTGLNKSLGGAVVHPRLDTIQMTEIASINNRVYRSLASPLLIAKDEWIVLKPVKAHAMTGVFLSLDHLNMPLNDVEKITYRVAKERVHFARYRHMHFWDRVENSFIGINDYPKRKLTKEEK; translated from the coding sequence ATGAGAGTGGCAGTACGATACAGTGACACTGAAAGTTCTAAAAAAATTCGCGATATGATTTATGCATCTTGTGCAAGCTCAGGCTTTGAATTGGATGATGTAAATCCTGAATTAGCTATTTCCGTTGGTGGAGATGGTACCTTGCTAAAAACCTTCCATACTTATGCGGACCAGTTAGACTCTGTTCGTTTTGTTGGTTTACATACGGGGCACTTAGGTTTTTATACAGATTGGCTAGAGAGTGAATTGCCTGAGTTCCTTGCAGCCTTAAGTAATGATTCAGGTGAAAGTGTGTCTTATCCCTTACTAGAAGTCGAAATTGAATACAGTGATGGCCAAGTGGTCCAGCACATTGCTTTGAATGAGTCTGCCATTAGACGGTATGAGGGGACAATGACTTGCGAGATTTTCATTAAAGAAGAAAAATTTGAATTCTTTAAAGGAGACGGCTTGTGTATTTCAACGCCAACTGGTTCAACAGGGTTAAATAAATCCTTAGGTGGGGCCGTTGTCCACCCGCGTTTAGATACCATTCAAATGACGGAGATTGCCTCAATTAATAACCGAGTATACCGGTCTTTAGCCAGTCCCTTATTAATCGCTAAAGATGAGTGGATCGTCTTAAAACCGGTCAAAGCGCATGCCATGACTGGCGTATTCTTGTCTTTAGACCACTTGAATATGCCATTGAATGATGTTGAAAAAATTACTTACCGTGTAGCCAAGGAACGCGTGCATTTTGCCCGTTACCGACACATGCACTTCTGGGATAGAGTAGAAAACTCATTTATCGGAATCAATGACTATCCAAAGCGCAAGCTCACAAAGGAAGAAAAGTAG
- the ndk gene encoding nucleoside-diphosphate kinase has product MPEQKTFIMLKPDVLKRGLMGAIISRIEDQNYFIERAQVMELDKQMVAHHYAHLLNEDFYPELESYMLSGPVFAMVVTGDNVIDGMRKIIGATDPRDAAPHTIRADFARNVTENAIHGSDTEENAAIEITRFFNSYE; this is encoded by the coding sequence ATGCCTGAACAAAAAACTTTTATTATGTTGAAACCAGATGTCTTAAAACGCGGCTTGATGGGTGCCATTATCTCGCGTATCGAAGATCAAAATTATTTTATTGAGCGCGCCCAGGTCATGGAATTAGATAAACAAATGGTGGCCCACCACTATGCCCACTTATTGAATGAGGATTTTTACCCTGAGCTTGAATCTTATATGCTTTCTGGCCCGGTCTTTGCTATGGTGGTTACCGGCGATAACGTCATTGATGGGATGCGGAAAATCATAGGTGCAACCGACCCACGCGATGCAGCGCCTCATACCATTCGCGCTGATTTCGCCAGAAATGTGACTGAAAATGCCATTCACGGTTCAGACACAGAAGAAAATGCAGCCATTGAAATTACCCGTTTCTTCAATTCTTACGAATAG
- the yghU gene encoding glutathione-dependent disulfide-bond oxidoreductase, whose protein sequence is MSEYIVPNVWTWENEAEEIKNLGGNRPTAGSRFEQTLPVGEADLQLYSLGTPNGIKITILLEELKDLGVSNTEYDLFLIHIGNGDQFGSDFVEINPNSKIPALVDQSQEPALNVFESGSILLYLAEKFGHLIPTDIHGRTETLNWLFWQIGAGPYVGGGFGHFFSYAPEKLKYPIDRFTMETKRHLDLLDQTLAERDFIAGDEYTIADIAIWSWYGRLVLGELYEGSKEFLDAESYKNVVEWANKINERPAVQRGLTAEYKPLDQA, encoded by the coding sequence ATGAGCGAGTATATTGTACCAAATGTATGGACATGGGAAAATGAAGCTGAAGAAATCAAGAATCTAGGTGGTAACCGTCCAACTGCAGGTAGCCGTTTTGAACAAACACTACCTGTTGGAGAGGCTGATTTACAGTTGTATTCTTTGGGTACACCAAACGGGATTAAAATTACCATTCTACTAGAAGAATTAAAAGACTTGGGCGTGTCAAATACTGAATATGACCTATTCTTAATTCATATTGGAAACGGGGATCAATTTGGTTCAGATTTTGTTGAAATCAATCCAAACTCTAAAATTCCAGCTTTAGTAGACCAAAGTCAAGAACCTGCCTTGAACGTTTTTGAATCAGGTTCAATTCTACTTTATTTAGCTGAAAAATTTGGTCATTTAATCCCTACAGATATCCACGGGCGTACAGAAACCTTGAACTGGTTATTCTGGCAAATTGGTGCTGGTCCTTATGTTGGTGGTGGTTTTGGTCACTTTTTTAGCTACGCACCTGAAAAATTAAAATACCCAATTGACCGTTTTACAATGGAAACCAAACGTCATTTAGATTTACTAGATCAAACATTGGCTGAGCGCGACTTTATCGCGGGTGATGAATATACGATTGCGGATATCGCAATCTGGTCATGGTATGGCCGTTTAGTCCTTGGTGAATTATATGAAGGATCTAAAGAATTCTTGGATGCTGAATCATACAAAAACGTGGTTGAATGGGCCAACAAAATCAACGAGCGTCCAGCAGTTCAACGTGGTTTGACAGCAGAATACAAACCATTAGACCAAGCGTAA
- a CDS encoding peptide chain release factor 3 encodes MNLTQEVAKRRTFAIISHPDAGKTTITEQLLLYSGAIRQAGTVKGKKSGKFAKSDWMKIEQQRGISVTSSVMQVDYDGYQINLVDTPGHEDFSEDTYRTLMAVDAAVMVIDSGKGIEPQTKKLFQVCRMRGIPIFTFMNKLDRDGREPMDLVAELEEVLDIDAYAMNWPMGMGKQFLGLYDFYNNRVELTHPEENGDNDFLPLNEDGEVEGDFKFKESSIYTEALENAELMREAGNGFDVEAIAAGELTPVFFGSALTGFGVQTFLDAFVDFAPAPSAVDTVEQGEKIEPTDAELTGFIFKIQANMDPRHRDRIAFVRIVSGAFEEGMDVKVTRTDKKIKLNNTTRFMADSRENVEKAVAGDIIGLYDTGNFQIGDTIYTGKKAVSFPPLPQFTPELFMKVSPKNVMKQKSFHKGMQQLVQEGAIQLYRTWHSEEYIIGAVGQLQFEVFQYRLLNEYNSEVDMSPMGNKIARWISEEELDPKMSSSRNLLCKDIHGNPVFLFENNFAVNWFQGKYPDVHLETLL; translated from the coding sequence ATGAACTTAACGCAAGAAGTAGCAAAACGCCGTACCTTCGCCATCATTTCCCACCCGGATGCTGGTAAAACGACGATTACAGAACAATTATTATTATACTCAGGTGCTATCCGTCAAGCGGGTACTGTTAAAGGGAAAAAATCAGGTAAATTCGCCAAGTCTGACTGGATGAAAATCGAGCAACAACGTGGGATTTCTGTTACCTCATCGGTGATGCAGGTAGACTACGATGGTTACCAAATCAACCTAGTGGATACCCCAGGACATGAAGACTTCTCTGAAGATACTTACCGTACTTTGATGGCTGTAGATGCTGCCGTGATGGTAATTGACTCAGGTAAAGGGATCGAGCCTCAAACTAAGAAATTATTCCAAGTTTGTCGTATGCGTGGCATTCCAATTTTCACCTTCATGAATAAATTAGACCGTGATGGTCGTGAACCGATGGACTTAGTTGCTGAACTTGAAGAAGTATTAGACATCGATGCCTATGCAATGAACTGGCCAATGGGTATGGGGAAACAATTCCTTGGTTTATATGATTTCTACAACAACCGTGTTGAATTAACCCATCCTGAAGAAAATGGCGACAACGACTTCCTTCCATTGAACGAAGACGGTGAAGTTGAAGGCGACTTTAAATTTAAAGAATCATCTATTTATACCGAAGCCTTGGAAAACGCAGAATTAATGCGTGAAGCTGGTAACGGTTTTGATGTAGAAGCTATTGCTGCCGGTGAATTAACGCCTGTATTCTTTGGATCTGCCTTAACAGGATTTGGTGTACAAACCTTCCTAGATGCCTTCGTTGATTTCGCGCCAGCACCTTCTGCAGTAGATACAGTTGAACAAGGGGAAAAAATTGAACCAACAGATGCTGAGTTAACTGGTTTTATCTTTAAAATCCAAGCCAACATGGATCCTCGTCACCGTGACCGGATTGCCTTTGTTCGTATCGTGTCAGGTGCCTTTGAAGAGGGGATGGACGTTAAAGTAACCCGTACTGACAAGAAAATAAAATTAAATAATACTACACGTTTTATGGCTGATTCGAGGGAAAATGTTGAAAAAGCTGTAGCAGGCGATATCATTGGTTTGTATGATACAGGTAACTTCCAAATTGGTGATACCATTTATACAGGCAAAAAGGCCGTATCATTCCCACCACTACCACAATTTACACCTGAATTATTCATGAAAGTATCACCTAAAAATGTCATGAAACAAAAATCATTCCATAAAGGGATGCAACAATTAGTCCAAGAGGGTGCCATCCAACTTTATAGAACATGGCATTCAGAAGAGTATATTATCGGTGCCGTTGGGCAACTACAATTCGAAGTTTTCCAATACCGTTTATTAAATGAATACAACTCAGAAGTTGACATGTCACCAATGGGCAATAAAATCGCCCGTTGGATTTCTGAAGAAGAGTTGGATCCGAAGATGTCTTCAAGCCGTAACTTGCTATGTAAGGATATCCATGGTAATCCTGTTTTCCTATTTGAAAACAACTTTGCCGTGAACTGGTTCCAAGGTAAGTATCCGGATGTGCATTTAGAAACTTTACTGTAA